Proteins encoded together in one Planctomyces sp. SH-PL14 window:
- a CDS encoding DUF2997 domain-containing protein: MKTIEITVTPNGQTQVETKGFEGSSCRQASEFLERALGRTTDERLTPDFYATQYQSHHTETKA; the protein is encoded by the coding sequence ATGAAGACCATCGAGATCACGGTCACTCCGAATGGCCAGACGCAGGTCGAGACGAAGGGGTTCGAAGGGAGCTCATGCCGCCAGGCGAGTGAGTTCCTCGAACGAGCCCTCGGTCGCACGACTGATGAGCGGCTCACGCCGGACTTCTACGCCACGCAATATCAGTCACACCACACTGAGACCAAGGCCTGA
- a CDS encoding DUF1257 domain-containing protein, translated as MSHIVHIQTEVRDPIAVSNACNRLALPQPVSGEHQLFSSRVRGLGVRLPRWQYPVVCQTESGQLQYDNYEGRWGDPAELDRFLQGYAVEKAKLEARRQGHSVTEQALENGSIRLTVRVGG; from the coding sequence ATGTCCCACATCGTCCACATCCAGACGGAGGTCCGCGATCCCATCGCGGTCTCCAACGCCTGCAACCGGCTCGCCCTCCCTCAGCCTGTCTCAGGGGAGCACCAGCTTTTCTCCAGCCGCGTCCGCGGCCTGGGAGTGCGGCTCCCTCGCTGGCAGTACCCCGTCGTCTGCCAGACTGAGTCCGGCCAGCTCCAGTACGACAACTATGAGGGCCGTTGGGGGGATCCCGCGGAGCTCGACCGCTTCCTGCAGGGCTACGCGGTCGAGAAGGCGAAGCTCGAAGCCCGTCGCCAGGGACACAGTGTCACCGAACAGGCCCTGGAGAACGGCTCGATCCGTCTCACCGTCCGGGTCGGAGGCTGA
- a CDS encoding DUF1592 domain-containing protein — protein sequence MMLLVSRFRFVLPLVGGLLAWCGSLPAAEPAGGEPNIGPLERTFEQRVKPFLDTYCRSCHGSTKPQGELDLTPLGSADSVAEDHKRWELVLDRLRAGDMPPEDAKKQPPQDHRREVMAWIEAARADVGERTAGDPGPVPVRRLSNAEYNYTIRDLTGVDLAPTKDFPVDPANEAGFDNSAESLSTSPALVKKYLDAARKVADHLALTADGFVFSPHPVIAETDRDKFSVNRIVAFYRRQPTDFADYFLAAWKYKTRVRRGQPEATLDGLAAEARISAKYLATVWGVLSEPAEPVGPIAALQALWNGIPDDADPAAAKSVCDQMRSFITDLRPKLVEKVENLKSPKMQNGSQPLVLWKNERMAANHTRYAPGSALKLEKSSLPEGSAAAKAMEVPSSEEDEPKYEATFERFCEVFPAAFYISERGRVFQNEESRGRLLSAGFHNQQGYFRDDGPLCRLLLDDAQNRELDRLWHEFDLIADTQQRQYRAFIWYERAESGFIRDEVFDSFRSEDKDSVTEKRIRDLETVYLAKAVEAGAKETARTAITDYFDAMNRKIRGIEAVRIGSEPKHVAALVAFAEKAYRRPLAAAERESVAAFYRTLRDKEGLRHEDAIRDGLVSLLMSPNFLFRLGSSDSSLEKTTADKSVPLDDFELANRLSYFLWASMPDEELLAPAAAGELHQPEILAAQVDRMLKSPKVRGMAVEFAGNWLDFRRFEEHNAVDRGRFPTFDNDLRQAMFEEPVRFFTDLATQDGSILDALYGDHTFVNKPLAKHYGMPFPDGAADDSWVRVDHAGEYGRGGLLPMSVFLTKNAPGLRTSPVKRGYWVAKRLLGEHIPAPPPDVPELPADESKAERSLREALAQHREIASCASCHQRFDSLGLVFEGYGPVGERRSVDLGGRPVDAHALFPDGGDGNGLAGLTQYIRDRRQQDFVENVNRKLLTYALGRSLQLSDEKLLREMRENLQKHDFRFSAIVQTIVASPQFRHRRAPADPALSSQ from the coding sequence ATGATGTTGCTGGTCTCGCGATTCCGCTTTGTGCTTCCGCTCGTCGGAGGCCTGCTCGCCTGGTGCGGTTCGCTTCCGGCGGCCGAGCCGGCAGGGGGCGAACCGAACATCGGCCCGCTGGAGCGGACCTTCGAGCAGCGGGTGAAGCCTTTCCTCGACACCTACTGTCGGTCGTGCCACGGCTCCACGAAACCCCAGGGGGAGCTCGACCTGACTCCGCTCGGTTCGGCAGACTCGGTCGCCGAGGATCACAAGCGGTGGGAACTGGTGCTGGACCGGCTTCGCGCCGGGGACATGCCCCCGGAGGACGCCAAGAAACAGCCGCCCCAGGACCATCGCCGGGAGGTCATGGCCTGGATCGAGGCGGCCCGCGCGGACGTTGGGGAGAGGACGGCCGGCGATCCCGGCCCGGTCCCAGTCCGGAGGCTCAGCAATGCCGAGTACAACTACACGATCCGGGATCTGACCGGCGTTGATCTCGCTCCCACCAAAGACTTCCCTGTCGATCCTGCCAACGAGGCCGGGTTCGACAACTCGGCGGAGTCCCTCAGCACCTCGCCGGCGCTCGTCAAGAAGTATCTCGACGCCGCCCGCAAAGTGGCGGACCATCTGGCCCTGACGGCGGACGGGTTCGTCTTCTCGCCGCATCCGGTGATCGCCGAGACCGACCGGGACAAGTTTTCGGTGAACCGGATCGTCGCCTTCTACCGGCGGCAGCCGACCGACTTCGCCGACTATTTTCTCGCGGCGTGGAAGTACAAGACTCGGGTTCGCCGCGGCCAGCCGGAGGCGACGCTCGACGGTCTCGCGGCCGAGGCCCGCATTAGTGCGAAGTACCTGGCGACGGTCTGGGGTGTGTTGAGCGAGCCGGCGGAACCGGTCGGACCGATCGCCGCCCTGCAGGCCCTCTGGAACGGGATCCCCGACGATGCCGATCCCGCCGCCGCCAAGAGCGTGTGCGACCAGATGCGATCGTTCATCACGGACCTCCGGCCGAAGCTGGTCGAGAAGGTCGAGAACCTCAAGTCGCCGAAGATGCAGAACGGCTCGCAGCCCCTCGTGCTCTGGAAGAACGAGCGGATGGCGGCGAACCACACGCGGTACGCCCCGGGGAGCGCCCTGAAGCTGGAGAAGTCGAGTCTGCCGGAAGGCTCCGCCGCCGCGAAGGCGATGGAGGTCCCGAGCAGCGAGGAAGACGAGCCGAAGTACGAAGCCACCTTCGAGAGGTTCTGCGAAGTCTTCCCCGCCGCGTTCTACATCTCCGAACGCGGCCGCGTCTTTCAGAACGAAGAGAGCCGCGGACGGCTGCTGAGCGCCGGCTTCCACAACCAGCAGGGCTACTTCCGCGATGACGGGCCGCTCTGCCGGCTGCTCCTCGACGATGCACAGAACCGGGAGCTCGACCGGCTCTGGCACGAGTTCGACCTGATCGCCGACACGCAGCAGCGGCAGTACCGGGCCTTTATCTGGTATGAACGAGCGGAGTCGGGCTTCATCCGCGATGAAGTGTTCGACTCGTTCCGTTCCGAGGACAAGGACTCCGTGACCGAGAAGCGGATCCGCGACCTGGAGACGGTTTACCTTGCCAAGGCGGTCGAGGCCGGGGCGAAGGAGACCGCCCGGACCGCGATCACCGATTATTTCGACGCGATGAACCGGAAGATCCGCGGGATCGAGGCGGTTCGCATCGGGTCGGAGCCGAAACACGTCGCGGCTCTCGTGGCGTTCGCGGAAAAAGCCTACCGCCGCCCCCTCGCGGCGGCCGAACGGGAGAGCGTTGCGGCGTTCTACCGGACTCTCCGGGACAAGGAAGGCCTGCGGCACGAGGACGCGATCCGGGATGGTCTCGTCAGCCTCCTGATGTCTCCCAACTTCCTGTTCCGCCTCGGCTCGTCCGACTCTTCGCTCGAGAAGACCACGGCCGACAAGAGCGTCCCGCTCGACGACTTCGAACTCGCGAACCGACTGAGCTACTTCCTGTGGGCGAGCATGCCCGACGAAGAGCTTCTCGCGCCGGCCGCCGCGGGCGAGCTGCACCAGCCGGAGATCCTCGCGGCTCAGGTCGACCGGATGCTCAAGAGTCCCAAGGTCCGGGGTATGGCGGTCGAGTTCGCCGGGAACTGGCTCGACTTCCGCCGCTTCGAGGAGCACAACGCCGTCGATCGCGGCCGGTTCCCGACCTTCGACAACGATCTGCGGCAGGCGATGTTTGAAGAGCCGGTCCGGTTCTTCACCGACCTCGCGACCCAGGACGGCTCGATCCTCGACGCTCTCTACGGCGACCACACCTTCGTCAACAAGCCGCTCGCGAAGCACTACGGGATGCCGTTTCCTGATGGTGCCGCGGACGACAGCTGGGTCCGGGTTGATCACGCCGGAGAGTACGGCCGCGGGGGGCTGCTCCCGATGTCGGTGTTCCTGACGAAGAACGCTCCCGGCCTCCGGACGAGTCCGGTCAAGCGGGGCTACTGGGTCGCCAAACGGCTTCTCGGCGAACATATCCCGGCTCCGCCGCCGGACGTCCCCGAACTCCCTGCCGACGAATCGAAGGCGGAGCGGTCGCTCCGCGAAGCCCTCGCGCAGCATCGCGAGATCGCCAGTTGCGCGAGCTGCCACCAGCGGTTCGATTCGCTGGGGCTCGTGTTCGAAGGGTACGGCCCGGTCGGCGAACGGCGGTCGGTCGACCTCGGGGGCCGCCCGGTCGACGCCCACGCCCTGTTCCCCGACGGCGGCGATGGCAACGGCCTCGCCGGCCTCACGCAGTACATCCGCGACCGCCGACAGCAGGACTTCGTGGAGAACGTCAATCGCAAGCTCCTGACCTACGCCCTCGGCCGCTCGCTGCAGCTCTCCGATGAAAAGCTCCTCCGCGAGATGCGGGAGAACCTCCAGAAACACGACTTCCGCTTCTCCGCGATCGTGCAGACAATCGTGGCTAGCCCTCAGTTCCGCCACCGCCGCGCCCCGGCCGATCCCGCTCTCAGTTCCCAGTAG
- a CDS encoding recombinase family protein, which yields MNHSLKDNTLRKLDELLRSNPARRRKRRQEHEKASYARYSSRRLQNEASIEDQNRETCGLAGVAIKPELQFADKGISGAEHNREGLYQMLEAAADGEFSELYVFSLSRLAREYVFTMSLLKWLVYECGVRVRSKVEGIDTDVSNWELQSAIQAMFAEQTRKEIQENVRRGLLGNLASFYSLGDYCFGFESHPDPNGASRKAGGIEVPKRRYAIHPENANWVKRIFDWFVRENRDIQWIVRELNELQVPRDHRATNTHWDHSSVRRLLESTKYIGLWTWGRRKNCRSPLTGIKFRQLRTDEEILKWNRQFPELRIIDDETFHLAHLKLKANANRVAAYRRPDGKLGGAAGPNGVPRHLLQGLLHCSACGSPMHVTGPKARYLRCRGYRDGLCDQRSQLPRDLAEQKILQLVSDRILRDDEWTNLIVTRTIEHWRTEWKGLPNDIDTLRRRLRECESGIENLLNKIERSKVAIPSVDKRLEERLQEKQQLEDDLANASDRLTKAPDERGREDIVRELGKLDSVIRSQTPAAAVALADLLGGPILVSTIPAPRRMRKAFQLAIPLTVDHVLFATGLLRSEVPRPTDKEALPLKIDVERPSLRRTQAQVAWRLLHEGKAAKDIALELGVSRSRVTVILQELAATNRLGLSVKQLHALARSRRAAPPKLADRLEPRVMELFREGHLIEEIATELGCSDATVHKAIANWHRTRGLAVPDGRTRRKQLTKKVRRLPTDGAAENT from the coding sequence ATGAATCATTCGCTGAAAGACAACACCCTGAGGAAGCTCGATGAGCTCCTCAGATCGAATCCGGCGCGCCGCAGGAAGCGCAGGCAGGAGCATGAGAAAGCCTCGTACGCCCGGTACTCGAGCAGGCGTCTGCAGAATGAGGCGAGCATCGAGGACCAGAACCGCGAGACGTGCGGTCTCGCCGGAGTGGCGATCAAGCCCGAGCTGCAGTTCGCCGACAAGGGCATCTCCGGAGCGGAGCACAACCGCGAGGGGCTGTACCAGATGCTCGAAGCTGCGGCCGATGGAGAGTTCAGCGAGTTGTACGTCTTCTCTCTGAGCCGGCTCGCTCGCGAGTACGTCTTCACGATGTCGCTGCTCAAGTGGTTGGTTTACGAGTGCGGTGTTCGGGTCCGTTCCAAGGTTGAGGGGATCGACACGGATGTCTCCAACTGGGAACTGCAGTCGGCGATCCAGGCCATGTTTGCAGAGCAAACCCGAAAGGAGATCCAGGAGAACGTCCGGCGCGGATTGCTGGGTAATTTGGCGTCCTTCTACAGCCTCGGAGACTATTGCTTCGGATTCGAATCGCATCCGGATCCGAACGGTGCGTCTCGGAAGGCTGGGGGCATTGAAGTGCCCAAACGTCGGTATGCCATTCACCCCGAAAATGCCAACTGGGTGAAGCGGATCTTCGACTGGTTTGTCCGCGAGAACCGTGATATCCAGTGGATCGTCCGTGAGTTGAATGAGCTTCAGGTTCCCCGCGACCACCGGGCCACCAACACGCATTGGGATCACTCGTCGGTCCGTCGGCTCCTCGAGTCGACGAAGTACATTGGACTCTGGACCTGGGGCCGCCGGAAGAACTGTCGGAGTCCCCTCACCGGAATCAAGTTTCGGCAGTTGCGCACGGACGAAGAGATCCTGAAGTGGAACCGTCAGTTCCCGGAGCTGCGGATCATCGACGATGAAACCTTCCACTTGGCCCATTTGAAGCTGAAGGCCAATGCCAACCGGGTCGCCGCATACCGCCGCCCTGATGGCAAGCTGGGTGGCGCTGCCGGCCCGAACGGAGTGCCGCGGCATCTGCTGCAGGGCCTCTTGCACTGTTCGGCCTGCGGGTCGCCCATGCACGTCACCGGTCCCAAGGCGAGGTACCTCCGTTGCCGCGGATACCGCGATGGGCTCTGTGACCAGCGGAGTCAGCTCCCGCGCGATCTGGCAGAACAGAAGATTCTGCAGCTCGTGAGTGATCGGATTCTGCGTGACGACGAGTGGACCAACCTCATTGTCACTAGGACCATCGAGCATTGGCGCACCGAGTGGAAAGGCCTGCCGAACGACATCGACACCCTGCGCAGGCGTCTGCGTGAGTGCGAGAGCGGCATTGAGAACCTGCTGAATAAGATCGAGCGGAGTAAGGTTGCCATTCCGTCGGTCGACAAGCGGCTTGAGGAACGTCTGCAGGAGAAGCAGCAGCTCGAAGACGATCTGGCCAATGCATCGGATCGCCTGACGAAGGCCCCGGATGAGCGGGGGCGAGAGGACATCGTAAGGGAGCTTGGCAAGCTTGATTCCGTCATCCGGTCTCAGACTCCGGCGGCTGCAGTCGCCTTGGCGGACTTGCTGGGTGGACCGATCCTCGTCTCCACCATCCCGGCGCCGCGTCGTATGCGGAAGGCGTTTCAGCTGGCGATTCCTTTGACCGTGGACCACGTGCTCTTCGCGACGGGACTTCTCCGCTCCGAAGTGCCGCGACCGACAGATAAAGAGGCCCTGCCCCTGAAGATTGATGTCGAGAGACCTTCGCTGAGAAGGACTCAAGCTCAAGTTGCCTGGAGGCTCCTCCATGAGGGAAAGGCCGCTAAGGACATCGCCCTCGAACTGGGGGTGTCGCGGAGTCGCGTGACCGTCATCCTCCAGGAGCTGGCCGCAACAAATCGGCTAGGCTTGAGCGTGAAGCAGTTGCACGCGCTGGCGAGGTCGAGGCGCGCCGCACCTCCAAAGCTGGCTGACCGTCTCGAACCGCGCGTCATGGAGCTCTTTCGCGAGGGCCACCTGATCGAGGAGATTGCCACGGAACTCGGATGCAGCGATGCCACTGTCCATAAGGCCATCGCCAACTGGCATCGGACCCGCGGTCTGGCAGTTCCGGACGGGAGGACTCGGCGGAAGCAGCTCACCAAAAAGGTTCGGCGGCTTCCCACGGACGGGGCAGCGGAGAATACGTAG